A genomic segment from Tindallia californiensis encodes:
- a CDS encoding sensor histidine kinase, which produces MKLRQLCETHTCLNENDIIQLEKVAEQLQLMADLSGGDIFIDVMTREAGVAVVVAEAKPSQGKSNYQRSVVGELAYRHHEPAAIRTLEIGMPTRDLRAITQEEQRVRQHVVPIFNEAKETIGCLIMENDISQAEKENAQMKMLTETTEQLTETLVDTLQEDILLQPYLNDGIVVFNGKGISQKMNPVATRMYRYLGYQEELVGIPFDNLALDGSRFKELAETIHLKTSEIKRGDMMMEVKYAPLSDEKDHFSGLLMIVKDITEEKNIERKLITKSVAMKEIHHRVKNNLQTIASLLRLQSRRTDSQKAKQALEDSISRVISISATHEILAQSGVDEVDLRTIIERAVSNTFGSLEEDCEISLKITGSRFQVSSDLATTVALIVNELVQNSMKYAFREREKGLIEINIEKGIMYSSVVVRDDGFGFDAETSTSGSLGLSIVKSMVEEKLKGRFTLVSTEGGTKAMFDFKMTSE; this is translated from the coding sequence ATGAAACTAAGACAATTATGTGAAACCCATACCTGTTTAAATGAAAACGATATCATACAACTGGAAAAAGTAGCGGAACAATTGCAACTGATGGCCGACTTGTCTGGTGGAGACATCTTTATCGATGTAATGACCAGGGAAGCCGGGGTGGCAGTGGTGGTGGCGGAAGCGAAACCAAGTCAGGGAAAATCCAACTACCAGAGGTCGGTAGTAGGTGAACTGGCATACCGACATCATGAACCGGCAGCGATCCGAACATTGGAAATAGGCATGCCCACCAGAGATTTAAGAGCGATCACACAAGAAGAACAACGGGTAAGACAACATGTGGTACCTATCTTTAATGAAGCAAAGGAGACCATTGGCTGCTTAATTATGGAAAATGACATTTCTCAGGCTGAAAAAGAAAATGCTCAGATGAAAATGTTGACGGAAACCACGGAACAGCTAACGGAGACCTTGGTGGACACCTTACAGGAAGATATTTTACTACAGCCTTATCTGAACGATGGAATTGTTGTCTTTAATGGCAAAGGCATTTCACAGAAAATGAACCCGGTGGCAACACGGATGTACCGCTATTTAGGGTATCAGGAAGAACTGGTAGGTATTCCTTTTGATAATCTGGCTCTGGATGGAAGTCGGTTTAAGGAGTTGGCGGAGACAATCCATCTGAAAACCTCGGAAATTAAGCGGGGAGATATGATGATGGAAGTGAAATATGCTCCCTTATCAGATGAGAAGGATCACTTCAGTGGCTTATTAATGATTGTGAAAGACATCACAGAAGAGAAAAACATTGAAAGAAAATTGATTACCAAGTCTGTGGCAATGAAAGAAATTCATCATCGTGTGAAAAATAATCTACAGACCATCGCCAGTCTGTTAAGGCTTCAGTCCAGACGAACAGACTCGCAAAAGGCAAAACAAGCCTTGGAAGACAGCATCAGCAGGGTGATAAGCATTTCAGCTACCCATGAAATTCTGGCTCAGAGCGGGGTAGACGAAGTAGATCTTCGTACCATCATCGAACGGGCCGTATCTAATACCTTTGGATCTCTGGAAGAGGACTGTGAGATATCCTTGAAGATTACAGGCAGTCGGTTTCAAGTAAGTTCTGACTTAGCAACAACGGTAGCGCTGATTGTCAATGAACTGGTTCAGAATAGCATGAAATATGCTTTTCGGGAACGTGAAAAAGGCCTTATAGAGATCAATATTGAAAAGGGTATTATGTATTCCAGCGTGGTGGTAAGAGATGATGGCTTTGGATTTGATGCCGAAACCAGTACTTCCGGCAGCTTAGGTCTAAGTATTGTTAAAAGCATGGTGGAAGAAAAGCTAAAAGGCCGATTTACCCTTGTTTCCACAGAAGGGGGAACAAAGGCAATGTTTGACTTTAAGATGACAAGTGAATAA
- a CDS encoding ANTAR domain-containing response regulator: protein MSKRIVIADDEPITRMDVAEMLQEAGYDVVGKASDGFDAVEICKKQRPDLAILDVKMPLLDGITAAKKITQENLAGAVLLLTAYSSESFIEKAKQAGVLSYVVKPVTKESLLPAAEIAMHRGREIEDIKKAHEKTARRLEARVLVDRAKSALMSQNEMSEEAAYNYIRKMSMDKRCSMQEIASTILMSIEG, encoded by the coding sequence ATGAGTAAGAGGATAGTCATTGCTGACGATGAACCGATTACAAGAATGGATGTAGCAGAAATGCTGCAAGAAGCAGGCTACGATGTGGTAGGCAAAGCTTCGGATGGATTTGATGCTGTGGAAATATGTAAAAAGCAAAGACCGGATCTGGCAATTCTGGATGTGAAAATGCCTCTTCTGGATGGGATTACTGCGGCAAAAAAAATAACGCAGGAAAATTTAGCAGGAGCTGTATTGTTATTGACTGCTTACAGCAGCGAATCCTTCATAGAAAAGGCAAAGCAGGCGGGAGTCTTGTCCTATGTTGTAAAGCCAGTGACAAAAGAATCGCTCTTGCCGGCGGCAGAAATTGCGATGCATAGAGGAAGAGAAATTGAAGACATTAAGAAAGCTCATGAAAAGACGGCCAGACGTTTGGAAGCAAGAGTATTGGTGGATCGGGCAAAAAGTGCCTTAATGTCACAAAATGAGATGTCAGAAGAAGCCGCCTATAATTATATTCGAAAAATGAGCATGGACAAACGTTGCAGCATGCAAGAAATAGCAAGTACTATTTTAATGAGCATAGAAGGATGA
- a CDS encoding EutP/PduV family microcompartment system protein, with amino-acid sequence MKKSMILVGTQGSGKTTLIQRLSNDEMVYRKTQAVEYHPKIIDTPGEYLENPRYYHAIVTLSFDAKIVAFVHDSTSRDNYFPPQFASMFNQSVVGIITKTDHSEADVVRSEGWLRKAGVTTVYQVSAYSGAGIGQVAEIL; translated from the coding sequence ATGAAAAAATCAATGATACTGGTTGGAACTCAGGGATCAGGTAAAACCACTTTAATTCAACGACTTTCCAATGACGAAATGGTGTATCGAAAAACCCAAGCCGTAGAATATCACCCGAAAATTATCGACACTCCAGGTGAATACCTGGAAAATCCACGATATTATCATGCCATTGTTACCTTATCTTTTGATGCGAAAATAGTCGCTTTTGTGCATGATAGTACCTCCAGAGACAACTACTTTCCGCCACAGTTTGCCAGCATGTTTAATCAATCAGTAGTGGGAATTATCACCAAGACGGATCATTCGGAAGCAGATGTAGTTCGCTCTGAAGGTTGGCTGAGAAAAGCAGGAGTAACCACTGTTTATCAGGTAAGTGCCTATTCCGGTGCAGGGATAGGGCAGGTTGCCGAGATCCTTTAA
- the eutL gene encoding ethanolamine utilization microcompartment protein EutL, with amino-acid sequence MRYDPIKVNVLSVKMISNVDEEMRKNLGVKDAHRAIGMITTDCDDVGYTALDEATKKAEINVVYAKSFYGGAANASTKLAGEFIGIISGPSPAEVKSGLNAAIDFIEGDACFYSANEDDSIAYYAHCVSRTGSYLSETANIQEGEPLAYLIAPPIEAMYAMDAALKAADVKLVTFFGPPSETNFGGGLLTGSQSACKAACEAFADAVIQVADQPLKY; translated from the coding sequence ATGCGATACGATCCGATTAAAGTCAATGTTTTAAGTGTCAAAATGATTTCAAATGTCGATGAAGAAATGCGTAAAAATCTGGGGGTGAAAGATGCCCATCGAGCCATTGGTATGATTACAACGGATTGCGATGATGTAGGTTATACAGCACTGGATGAAGCAACCAAAAAAGCAGAAATCAATGTAGTCTATGCAAAATCATTTTATGGCGGTGCGGCGAATGCCAGCACAAAATTGGCGGGTGAATTCATCGGAATTATTTCCGGTCCCAGTCCGGCAGAAGTGAAAAGTGGCTTAAATGCGGCCATCGACTTTATTGAAGGGGATGCATGCTTCTATAGTGCTAATGAAGATGATTCCATTGCCTATTATGCCCATTGTGTCTCCCGAACCGGCAGCTATCTTTCAGAAACGGCTAACATACAGGAAGGTGAGCCACTGGCTTACTTGATTGCTCCTCCCATCGAAGCTATGTATGCCATGGATGCGGCATTGAAAGCCGCCGATGTGAAGCTAGTTACTTTTTTCGGCCCTCCCTCAGAAACCAACTTTGGCGGTGGCCTTTTAACAGGTTCGCAATCAGCGTGTAAAGCGGCTTGTGAAGCCTTTGCGGACGCTGTTATACAGGTAGCCGATCAACCCTTGAAATATTAG
- the eutC gene encoding ethanolamine ammonia-lyase subunit EutC — protein MNENQLKSIIEEVIREHQLSKEPGREESHSSAPVQPVMTEIPETIKEKDSVTGYRIEDYLVVPDPENKEAYANYKKSTPARVGIWRAGPRYTTPTYLRFRADHAVAQDAVFTDVCDELIEANGWQKLQTLVADKDEYLTRPDLGRKLDEESVEALRKLNATPPTVQVYVADGLSSTAIETNAVDALKTIEMGLKNQGIQMGVPFFLKYGRVPSMDQVSELTGAQVTAVLIGERPGLATGESMSCYMIYQGKVGNPESSRTVISNIHQSGTPAVEAGAHIAEIIQKILHEKKSGVDLKL, from the coding sequence ATGAACGAAAATCAATTAAAATCCATTATTGAAGAAGTAATTCGGGAACATCAGTTAAGCAAAGAACCAGGTCGGGAAGAAAGTCATTCCTCAGCACCGGTTCAGCCAGTAATGACAGAAATTCCTGAAACCATTAAGGAAAAAGACAGCGTGACCGGTTACCGGATAGAAGACTATTTAGTGGTTCCTGATCCGGAAAACAAAGAAGCCTACGCCAATTATAAAAAGTCAACGCCAGCCAGAGTTGGTATTTGGCGGGCAGGTCCCCGTTATACAACGCCGACGTATTTAAGGTTTCGGGCAGATCATGCGGTGGCTCAGGACGCTGTTTTTACCGATGTTTGTGATGAATTAATCGAAGCCAATGGATGGCAAAAACTTCAAACCCTTGTAGCGGATAAAGATGAATATCTGACCAGACCAGACTTAGGAAGAAAACTGGATGAAGAATCGGTAGAAGCCTTACGAAAGCTTAATGCAACTCCACCTACCGTTCAGGTGTATGTAGCGGATGGATTGTCTTCAACAGCTATTGAAACAAACGCCGTAGATGCTCTGAAAACCATTGAAATGGGGCTGAAAAATCAAGGCATTCAAATGGGAGTACCCTTTTTCCTTAAATATGGACGGGTGCCATCCATGGATCAGGTGTCAGAACTTACGGGTGCACAGGTCACAGCTGTTTTAATAGGAGAAAGACCTGGGCTTGCCACAGGAGAATCCATGAGCTGCTATATGATTTACCAGGGCAAAGTGGGAAATCCAGAGTCCAGCAGAACAGTGATCAGTAATATTCATCAAAGTGGTACGCCTGCGGTGGAAGCAGGAGCACATATTGCCGAGATTATTCAAAAAATCCTTCATGAGAAAAAAAGTGGCGTGGATTTAAAATTATAG
- a CDS encoding ethanolamine ammonia-lyase subunit EutB codes for MRLGTSLFGQQYLFKSVKEVMAKANEEKSGDALAGIIAETMTERVAAKEVLSQLTLETLYHHPSVPYDEDEVTRLIYDDLSMPIYEEIKEWTVADLREWILDEDTTNDMIRRVSRGLTSEMIAAVTKLMSNMDLVLGAQKMIVTAHCNTTIGEPGTLSFRLQPNHTTDNLDGIMVSLMEGVSYGVGDAVLGLNPVIDTVESVGNILKMFDEFKRKWEIPTQTCVLAHVTTQMGAIEKGAPADLMFQSIAGSQKGNEAFGFTVDTLRQAESLMKKHSTATGPNYFYFETGQGSELSSEAHHDTDQVTMESRCYGLARHFKPFLVNTVVGFIGPEYLYDSKQVTRAGLEDHFMGKLHGLPMGVDACYTNHMKTDQNDIENLAVLLTMAGCNYFMAIPAGDDIMLNYQCTGYHDAHSLRSISGKKPIKAFGEWLERMEIVKDGKLTKRAGDASIFMK; via the coding sequence ATGAGATTAGGAACATCTTTGTTTGGACAGCAGTACCTGTTCAAAAGTGTGAAAGAAGTGATGGCAAAAGCCAATGAAGAAAAATCAGGAGATGCACTGGCAGGAATTATAGCGGAAACGATGACCGAACGAGTGGCGGCGAAAGAAGTGTTAAGCCAGCTGACCTTAGAAACCCTGTATCATCACCCGTCCGTTCCCTACGACGAAGATGAAGTGACCCGTTTAATTTACGATGATCTCAGCATGCCCATTTATGAAGAGATTAAGGAGTGGACGGTGGCTGATCTGAGAGAATGGATTCTGGATGAAGACACGACCAATGATATGATACGACGTGTTTCTCGTGGCCTTACTTCCGAAATGATTGCAGCGGTAACCAAATTAATGAGCAATATGGATTTGGTGTTGGGAGCCCAAAAGATGATTGTAACGGCTCATTGCAATACCACCATCGGAGAACCGGGAACCCTCTCTTTCCGATTGCAGCCAAATCATACCACCGACAATTTAGATGGCATTATGGTGTCCTTGATGGAAGGTGTTTCCTACGGAGTGGGAGATGCTGTACTAGGACTGAATCCGGTGATTGACACCGTAGAAAGTGTTGGAAACATTTTGAAAATGTTCGATGAGTTTAAAAGAAAATGGGAGATACCGACACAAACCTGTGTATTGGCCCATGTGACCACGCAAATGGGAGCCATTGAAAAAGGTGCACCGGCAGACTTAATGTTTCAATCCATTGCTGGATCTCAAAAGGGAAATGAAGCTTTTGGATTTACGGTGGATACGCTTCGGCAGGCAGAATCCTTAATGAAAAAACATAGTACAGCCACCGGGCCAAACTATTTTTACTTTGAAACAGGGCAGGGATCTGAGCTGTCCAGTGAAGCGCATCATGATACCGATCAGGTAACCATGGAATCCAGATGCTATGGATTAGCCCGCCATTTCAAGCCTTTTCTGGTGAATACGGTGGTTGGGTTTATTGGACCGGAATATCTTTATGACAGCAAACAAGTAACACGAGCCGGTTTAGAAGATCACTTTATGGGAAAACTCCATGGATTGCCAATGGGAGTCGATGCATGCTACACCAACCATATGAAAACAGATCAGAACGACATTGAAAACTTAGCGGTATTACTGACGATGGCCGGATGCAACTACTTTATGGCCATACCCGCAGGGGATGATATTATGCTTAACTACCAATGTACCGGTTATCATGACGCGCACAGCTTAAGAAGTATCAGCGGGAAAAAGCCTATTAAAGCTTTTGGAGAATGGCTGGAACGAATGGAAATTGTTAAAGACGGTAAGTTGACTAAACGAGCTGGCGATGCATCTATTTTTATGAAATAG
- a CDS encoding acetaldehyde dehydrogenase (acetylating), with amino-acid sequence MILDRDLASIQEVRNLVERAKKAQKQLAALDQNQIDRVTEQLYLAGYDHAEALGKLANEETGFGKWEDKMAKNILASKDLWESIKSMKTIGIMESITEKKVVKIGVPMGLIAGLIPSTNPTSTVLYKALISIKAGNALIVSPHPSALNCITETVRVLQDALEKAGVSRDLISCITKPTMEATEALMKHKDINMILATGGTAMVKAAYSSGTPALGVGPGNVPAFIERSADIEDAVEKIFRSKNFDYGTVCASEQAIVVDAPIEQDVRKAVTQRGGYFLTGEALEKVKRIMERPNGAMNPAIVGRSAAYIANLVGIEIPQGTTLLLSDEPGVGKEYPFSKEKLTQLMGFYVVKDWKEGCSLSYQLLENGGLGHTLVIHSRDEKVIQAFALEKPVSRFLVNTPSTHGAVGLSTGLAPSLTLGCGTVGGSATSDNVTPLHLLNVRWMAYDLEMNQSLGTKAQRQADATVDIDQICQQVMQALQNKNISLGGK; translated from the coding sequence ATGATTCTTGATAGGGATTTAGCTTCTATTCAAGAAGTGCGCAACTTAGTAGAACGTGCAAAAAAAGCTCAAAAGCAGTTGGCGGCTTTGGATCAGAATCAAATTGATCGGGTTACCGAACAGTTGTACCTGGCCGGCTATGATCATGCCGAAGCCTTAGGAAAGCTGGCCAATGAAGAGACTGGATTTGGAAAATGGGAAGATAAGATGGCTAAAAACATCTTAGCCAGTAAAGACTTATGGGAATCCATTAAATCCATGAAAACCATTGGAATTATGGAAAGCATTACTGAAAAAAAGGTAGTGAAAATAGGCGTTCCTATGGGGTTGATCGCCGGGTTAATTCCGTCTACCAATCCTACCTCTACGGTACTTTACAAGGCGTTGATTTCGATAAAAGCAGGAAATGCTTTAATTGTCAGTCCTCATCCGTCCGCGCTTAACTGCATTACTGAAACCGTTAGAGTTCTTCAGGATGCCTTGGAAAAAGCCGGTGTTTCCAGAGATTTGATAAGTTGCATTACAAAACCAACCATGGAAGCAACCGAAGCACTCATGAAGCACAAAGACATTAATATGATTCTGGCTACAGGAGGCACCGCTATGGTAAAGGCGGCTTACAGTTCCGGAACACCGGCTCTTGGTGTAGGCCCTGGAAATGTGCCAGCTTTTATTGAAAGAAGTGCGGATATCGAAGATGCGGTAGAAAAAATCTTTCGTTCCAAGAACTTCGATTATGGAACGGTTTGTGCCTCTGAACAAGCTATCGTAGTAGATGCTCCTATTGAGCAGGACGTCAGGAAAGCCGTAACTCAGCGTGGTGGATACTTTTTAACCGGAGAAGCCTTGGAAAAAGTAAAAAGAATTATGGAGCGACCTAACGGTGCTATGAATCCAGCCATTGTAGGCCGTTCGGCTGCCTATATTGCAAACTTGGTAGGCATTGAAATACCACAGGGCACAACGCTTTTACTGAGCGATGAGCCGGGCGTTGGAAAAGAATATCCTTTTTCGAAAGAAAAATTAACTCAATTGATGGGTTTTTATGTGGTGAAAGATTGGAAAGAAGGATGCTCTTTATCTTATCAACTTCTTGAAAATGGAGGGTTAGGCCATACCTTAGTCATACACTCCCGTGATGAGAAAGTGATCCAGGCTTTTGCGTTGGAAAAACCGGTTTCGCGGTTTTTAGTCAATACACCCTCTACTCATGGAGCCGTTGGTTTATCTACGGGACTGGCACCTTCACTGACTTTGGGTTGTGGAACGGTAGGCGGCAGTGCAACCAGTGATAATGTCACGCCACTCCATTTATTAAATGTCCGGTGGATGGCTTATGATTTAGAGATGAACCAGTCTTTGGGAACCAAAGCACAAAGGCAAGCAGATGCAACGGTAGATATTGATCAGATTTGTCAACAAGTGATGCAAGCATTACAAAATAAAAATATATCATTAGGAGGAAAATAA
- the eutS gene encoding ethanolamine utilization microcompartment protein EutS has translation MQDEKQRMVQEYVPGKQVTLAHLIANPREDVCQKLGLVESETGAVGILTITPSEGAIIAGDVATKASDVRIGFLDRFSGSLVLVGDVGSVEEAIQEVLHMLGQVLHFTTTVMTRS, from the coding sequence ATGCAGGATGAAAAGCAAAGAATGGTACAGGAATATGTGCCTGGCAAACAAGTGACATTAGCTCATTTAATTGCAAATCCAAGAGAAGATGTATGTCAGAAACTGGGTTTAGTGGAAAGTGAGACAGGTGCCGTGGGAATTCTGACCATTACACCGAGCGAGGGGGCGATCATTGCTGGTGATGTAGCTACCAAAGCGTCTGATGTACGCATAGGGTTTTTAGATCGATTTAGCGGATCTCTAGTGTTAGTGGGCGATGTAGGAAGCGTGGAAGAAGCGATTCAGGAGGTACTTCACATGTTGGGGCAAGTACTTCACTTCACAACCACCGTCATGACTCGCTCATGA
- a CDS encoding BMC domain-containing protein, with the protein MRTSMGLLETYGALGAYVGADAALKAASVTLVSKNCPSGGLVTLSFEGDVGAIKAAIEAGEAAVKKLGISVTSHVIPRITPEVGAMLVIEEKQPEKEEAKKEEIEKEEVETPAPEDSKEPTKESAYVSLKGENYAVFEKGGIDELKVASLREIARKLGITPADGRRIQNASKYQLVNAIRHHMKGGDHDDS; encoded by the coding sequence ATGAGAACATCAATGGGATTATTGGAAACCTACGGAGCTCTTGGTGCTTACGTAGGAGCGGATGCGGCATTAAAAGCAGCATCGGTAACACTAGTTTCGAAAAATTGTCCTTCCGGAGGATTGGTGACTCTTTCTTTTGAAGGAGATGTAGGGGCTATAAAAGCCGCCATCGAAGCTGGCGAAGCAGCGGTGAAAAAACTGGGAATATCAGTTACCAGCCATGTGATTCCGAGAATCACGCCGGAAGTAGGAGCTATGTTAGTGATCGAAGAAAAGCAACCAGAAAAGGAAGAAGCGAAAAAGGAAGAAATAGAAAAGGAAGAAGTAGAAACGCCGGCGCCGGAAGACAGCAAAGAGCCCACCAAAGAGTCCGCCTATGTTTCATTGAAAGGCGAAAACTATGCTGTCTTTGAAAAAGGCGGTATTGATGAATTAAAGGTGGCATCTCTCCGGGAAATAGCCAGAAAGTTGGGGATTACACCGGCTGACGGTCGTCGGATACAAAATGCCAGTAAATATCAACTGGTGAATGCCATAAGGCATCATATGAAAGGAGGGGATCATGATGATTCTTGA
- the eutM gene encoding ethanolamine utilization microcompartment protein EutM — protein MATLNALGMIETKGLVGAVEAADAMVKAANVQLLGKEQVGGGLVTVMVRGDVGAVKAATDAGAAAAERVGELLSVHVIPRPHSEVEVILPKSKITE, from the coding sequence ATGGCAACTTTAAATGCATTAGGAATGATTGAAACAAAAGGGTTGGTAGGAGCCGTAGAAGCAGCAGATGCAATGGTGAAAGCGGCAAATGTTCAATTACTTGGGAAGGAACAAGTAGGTGGTGGTTTAGTAACCGTAATGGTTCGAGGCGATGTAGGTGCTGTAAAAGCAGCGACAGATGCAGGCGCTGCAGCGGCTGAAAGAGTGGGAGAACTACTTTCTGTTCATGTTATTCCAAGACCTCATAGCGAAGTGGAAGTGATACTGCCTAAAAGCAAAATAACGGAATAA
- a CDS encoding cobalamin adenosyltransferase translates to MSVITEALLREHDKKNPHQPLKINKSDKLTPSAKEYLREQKRYQCHEESTPKKEVKQVRVQENEYRPFEVVDTGFQPKFVSYYDGGYYQEKPEWMTHLSGNQLVYKDDSRIVFRGKLDSIQSQILVTMHQLKDTKYLWLLENLDEMLQVMREILKAEVMETPYEIKNLFGLEDKELRAHSHHPQKYYGIKHFVPNVEMGQEMVLINQLRSSLRELELVGINAFRNGSKIEREDLLRVLNRMSSAAYILMCRMRGENRGQTND, encoded by the coding sequence ATGAGCGTAATTACGGAAGCGTTATTAAGAGAACATGATAAAAAAAATCCTCATCAGCCACTGAAAATCAACAAATCAGATAAGCTGACACCATCGGCAAAAGAATACCTTCGAGAACAGAAACGCTATCAGTGTCATGAGGAAAGCACCCCTAAAAAGGAAGTGAAACAAGTTCGGGTTCAGGAAAATGAATACCGACCCTTTGAAGTCGTGGACACAGGATTTCAACCGAAATTTGTTTCTTACTACGATGGAGGCTATTATCAGGAAAAACCAGAATGGATGACACACTTATCAGGAAATCAGTTGGTTTACAAAGATGATTCTAGGATTGTTTTCCGGGGAAAACTAGACAGTATCCAAAGTCAGATTCTGGTAACAATGCATCAATTAAAAGATACAAAGTATCTTTGGTTGTTAGAAAATCTGGACGAAATGCTTCAGGTAATGCGGGAAATTTTAAAAGCAGAAGTAATGGAAACGCCCTATGAAATAAAAAATCTTTTTGGATTAGAGGACAAGGAGTTACGGGCCCATTCTCATCATCCACAAAAATATTATGGCATCAAACATTTTGTTCCGAATGTGGAAATGGGTCAGGAAATGGTATTGATCAATCAGTTGCGATCGTCCTTACGAGAATTGGAATTAGTGGGAATAAATGCGTTCAGAAATGGGTCGAAGATAGAAAGGGAAGACTTACTGCGAGTGCTGAATCGTATGAGCAGTGCCGCCTATATTCTGATGTGTCGGATGCGAGGTGAAAATCGTGGACAAACAAATGATTGA
- the eutA gene encoding ethanolamine ammonia-lyase reactivating factor EutA translates to MAQQLKSVGIDVGTSTTQLVFSRITVENTAAAWTVPTVQITHKEVIYRSEIYFTPLISAEVIDAAALKDIVAKEYQQGKMKPEEVDTGAIIITGETARKENAEQVLTMLSGFAGDFVVATAGPDLEGVLAGKGSGACDYSKEHNATVMNLDIGGGTTNVAVFQNGKLIDTACYDIGGRLIQFSEDQHITYTSQKAEALIKHLGLEIALGKRPSMTALKQFCQGMAETIVEIMNADTRSPIQELLITDHGLRKNHSIDKAFLSGGVADCVASANPEEDDWLRYGDIGILLGNAIAQSASETNHQILYGSETIGATVVGAGNHSTDVSGSTVHYDGELLPLKNIPLIKLDEEEEALPSADRQQKMSEKMEWIQKQGDTSLVALGIRGQRGYGFNEIQALAKDIAMVSEKINGSDHPLVVILESDFGKSLGLCLRSMIPKGQGLICIDSINADNGDYIDIGVPIAQGQVVPIVIKTLLFGY, encoded by the coding sequence GTGGCACAACAGCTAAAAAGTGTTGGGATCGATGTCGGTACCAGCACGACTCAATTGGTTTTTTCCAGGATAACCGTAGAAAATACAGCGGCTGCCTGGACCGTTCCTACCGTTCAAATTACCCATAAGGAAGTGATCTATCGTAGTGAAATATATTTTACTCCACTAATCAGTGCTGAGGTGATTGATGCAGCTGCATTGAAAGACATCGTTGCTAAGGAATATCAACAAGGAAAAATGAAACCGGAGGAAGTAGATACAGGAGCCATTATCATCACCGGAGAGACAGCAAGAAAAGAAAATGCGGAGCAGGTACTTACCATGCTCAGTGGCTTTGCCGGAGATTTTGTAGTAGCCACAGCCGGGCCAGATTTGGAAGGCGTGTTGGCCGGAAAGGGTTCTGGAGCCTGTGATTACTCAAAAGAACACAATGCAACGGTAATGAATCTTGATATTGGAGGAGGGACAACCAATGTAGCTGTATTTCAAAATGGAAAATTAATCGATACGGCTTGTTATGACATTGGTGGAAGGCTTATTCAATTTTCAGAAGATCAACACATTACCTATACTTCTCAAAAGGCGGAGGCTCTGATCAAACATTTAGGCTTAGAAATAGCTTTAGGAAAAAGACCTTCGATGACAGCCTTAAAGCAATTTTGTCAGGGAATGGCCGAAACCATCGTAGAAATTATGAATGCTGACACCCGTTCTCCTATACAAGAACTACTTATTACAGATCATGGTTTAAGAAAAAACCATTCCATTGACAAAGCTTTTTTATCTGGCGGCGTTGCTGATTGCGTAGCCTCTGCAAACCCTGAGGAAGACGACTGGTTGAGATACGGAGATATAGGCATCCTTTTGGGAAATGCCATTGCTCAGTCAGCATCCGAAACAAACCATCAGATCCTTTACGGCTCGGAAACCATAGGAGCAACGGTGGTGGGTGCCGGCAATCATAGTACAGATGTTAGTGGCAGTACGGTTCATTATGACGGAGAATTATTGCCCTTAAAGAATATACCGCTTATCAAACTGGATGAGGAAGAAGAAGCATTACCGTCGGCTGATCGACAGCAAAAAATGAGTGAAAAAATGGAGTGGATTCAAAAACAAGGCGATACCTCTTTGGTTGCATTAGGAATCAGAGGTCAACGAGGTTACGGCTTTAATGAAATCCAAGCCTTAGCCAAGGATATCGCCATGGTCAGTGAAAAAATTAATGGATCGGATCACCCCTTAGTAGTAATCCTGGAAAGTGACTTCGGTAAGTCGCTGGGGCTTTGCCTGCGAAGCATGATTCCCAAAGGGCAAGGGCTGATCTGTATCGATTCAATTAATGCGGACAATGGAGATTATATTGACATAGGAGTTCCCATTGCACAGGGGCAAGTAGTGCCGATTGTAATCAAAACCTTACTTTTTGGTTACTAG